Proteins encoded in a region of the Euzebya tangerina genome:
- a CDS encoding MBL fold metallo-hydrolase, whose translation MDRELIVLGTASQAPTRERNHNGYLLRWGSDAVLVDAGEGTQRQMVYAGVKSSSISHICLTHRHGDHTLGLPGVLQRMVLDQRRDPVTVIYPDEAERHVAALLSVADVGDAVEVIRRPLPTSESSRVPMATGSTIVAVPLDHRVPTLGYRIQDEDQQRLDADGLRARGLSGPPVGELVRTGQVTVNGERVHLREVSVTRPGRSAAVVMDTKLCPGIAELVADVDLAVVEATYLQQDEELAEAYGHLTAEQAARAAATAGARRLVLTHFSQRYPDLRCFADEAAPHHPDVVIARDLDRVLVPTRADRQPGADHEPAQPLVPSVDR comes from the coding sequence GTGGATCGGGAGTTGATCGTGCTCGGAACAGCCAGTCAGGCACCAACCCGAGAGCGCAACCACAACGGGTATCTGCTGCGGTGGGGATCGGACGCCGTGCTGGTCGACGCCGGCGAGGGGACGCAGCGCCAGATGGTCTACGCAGGCGTCAAGTCGAGCAGCATCAGCCACATCTGCCTCACCCACCGACATGGCGACCACACCCTCGGACTGCCCGGTGTCCTTCAACGAATGGTGCTCGACCAGCGTCGCGACCCGGTCACGGTGATCTACCCCGACGAGGCAGAGCGTCACGTCGCGGCCCTGCTGAGCGTCGCCGATGTGGGGGACGCGGTTGAGGTCATCCGACGTCCGCTTCCCACCTCCGAGTCGTCCCGTGTGCCGATGGCCACCGGGTCGACGATCGTTGCCGTGCCCCTGGACCACCGCGTCCCCACGTTGGGGTACCGCATCCAGGACGAGGATCAGCAGCGGTTGGACGCCGACGGTCTGCGGGCCCGAGGGTTGTCAGGGCCACCGGTCGGCGAGCTCGTCCGGACGGGGCAGGTCACCGTCAACGGGGAACGCGTCCATCTCCGTGAGGTCAGCGTGACCCGTCCCGGCCGCTCGGCGGCAGTGGTCATGGACACCAAGCTGTGCCCGGGAATCGCTGAGCTGGTCGCTGATGTGGACCTGGCGGTGGTGGAGGCCACCTATCTCCAGCAGGACGAGGAACTCGCCGAGGCCTACGGCCATCTCACCGCCGAGCAGGCGGCTCGAGCGGCGGCCACGGCTGGGGCGCGGCGCCTGGTCCTGACCCACTTCTCACAGCGCTACCCCGATCTCCGCTGCTTCGCCGACGAGGCTGCGCCGCACCACCCGGACGTGGTCATCGCCCGTGACCTCGACCGTGTCCTGGTACCGACTCGGGCCGACCGGCAGCCAGGGGCGGATCACGAGCCAGCTCAACCTCTGGTTCCCAGCGTCGACAGGTAA
- a CDS encoding molybdopterin-dependent oxidoreductase — protein sequence MTTTRRYAALAGLLATIASLSIGELAAGLVRSWYSPVQAVGDRFIFYTPQPVKQFAIDVFGTADKLALIMGTLIITLIFGAVLGVLGRKRIAIAWSGIVAFGVVGVAASTVQDGLASSVPSVITVAVGIPVITLLLRTAPRESTAASETEGTSDAGSSGRRSFLALSGGLVAASAAAVGTGRALINARQGAIDESRDAIASQIGSGTGSSGADTTTETATRPLGVVDDPLPPLPDDVSFDIEGLEAFQTADEDFYRIDIELATPQIDPDEWSLRIHGMVDNELEFGYEELLRRDDLIEADITMTCVSNEVGGSLVSSGRWTGVPLTNLLEEAGVQDGADQLVGRDDGDFSTGFPVDTLDDGRPAMLALLFNGEPLSAAHGFPARVVVPGLYGYVSATKWIREIELTTFEAFDQYWVERGWDREAPIKLQSRIDVPRPAQSIQAGDVMVAGVAWHQPHGIEAVEIRIDDGEWEPAELAEELNDNTWRQWRFPWSVSEPGNYRVTVRATSTTGEVQTDERQPPFPNGATGLMTTVVTVRA from the coding sequence ATGACCACTACACGCCGCTACGCCGCTCTCGCCGGCCTGCTCGCCACCATCGCCTCGCTCTCGATCGGCGAGTTGGCCGCGGGCCTGGTCCGTTCCTGGTACTCCCCCGTCCAAGCCGTCGGGGACCGCTTCATCTTCTACACGCCTCAGCCGGTCAAGCAGTTCGCCATCGACGTCTTCGGTACGGCAGACAAGCTGGCGCTGATCATGGGGACGTTGATCATCACCCTGATCTTCGGCGCAGTCCTTGGCGTCCTCGGGCGCAAGCGCATCGCCATCGCCTGGTCCGGGATCGTGGCGTTCGGCGTCGTCGGCGTGGCGGCCTCCACGGTGCAGGATGGCCTGGCCTCCAGCGTGCCGAGCGTCATCACCGTCGCCGTCGGCATCCCCGTCATCACCCTGCTGCTCCGAACGGCGCCCCGAGAGAGCACGGCTGCATCCGAGACCGAGGGAACATCGGACGCCGGTAGCTCCGGCCGCCGGTCGTTCCTGGCGCTGTCCGGTGGCCTGGTTGCGGCATCTGCGGCAGCCGTCGGCACCGGCCGGGCCTTGATCAACGCGCGGCAGGGCGCGATCGACGAGAGCCGTGATGCGATCGCCAGCCAGATCGGGTCGGGGACCGGCAGTAGCGGTGCCGACACCACCACCGAGACCGCGACGCGGCCGCTCGGCGTGGTGGATGATCCCCTGCCGCCGTTGCCGGACGACGTCAGCTTCGACATCGAGGGCCTCGAGGCGTTCCAGACCGCCGACGAGGACTTCTATCGCATCGACATCGAGCTGGCGACGCCGCAGATCGACCCGGACGAGTGGAGCCTGCGCATCCACGGCATGGTCGACAACGAACTCGAGTTCGGCTACGAGGAGCTCCTGCGCCGCGACGACCTGATCGAGGCGGACATCACCATGACGTGTGTCTCCAACGAGGTGGGCGGCTCGCTGGTGTCGAGCGGTCGATGGACCGGGGTTCCGCTGACCAACCTGCTGGAGGAGGCGGGCGTCCAGGACGGCGCCGACCAGTTGGTGGGCCGTGACGACGGTGACTTCTCCACGGGCTTCCCGGTGGACACCTTGGATGACGGCCGTCCGGCCATGCTCGCGCTGCTGTTCAACGGTGAGCCGCTGTCAGCCGCCCACGGGTTCCCCGCCCGAGTGGTCGTTCCCGGCCTGTACGGGTATGTCTCGGCCACCAAGTGGATCCGTGAGATCGAGCTGACGACCTTCGAGGCCTTCGATCAGTACTGGGTGGAGCGCGGCTGGGATCGTGAGGCGCCGATCAAGCTGCAGTCCCGGATCGACGTTCCCCGGCCGGCGCAGTCGATCCAGGCGGGGGATGTGATGGTGGCGGGTGTTGCCTGGCACCAGCCGCACGGCATCGAGGCCGTCGAGATCCGCATCGACGACGGTGAGTGGGAACCCGCCGAGCTCGCCGAGGAGCTGAACGACAACACCTGGCGGCAGTGGCGCTTCCCGTGGTCGGTGTCAGAGCCCGGCAACTACCGAGTCACGGTCCGCGCGACCAGCACGACCGGAGAGGTGCAGACGGATGAACGCCAGCCGCCCTTCCCGAACGGCGCCACCGGTCTGATGACCACCGTGGTCACCGTCCGAGCCTGA
- a CDS encoding serine/threonine-protein kinase yields MATPHRIPGFDDLTPIGRGGFGVVYRSPQQGFGRDVAIKVLSVDATQLDSVARRRFETETTTTGQLSTHPHIVTLHQTGLTEGGHPYLVMAYMTGGSLGQRLATEGPLSWDEATAIAIKIAGALGTAHRAGIIHRDVKPDNIMVDEFGAPVLGDFGIASVTSGDVSTMTATGKITGTVAYSPPELLDGGRPDELTDVFALAATTFALVVGHAPFVRPDDQSFTQVVARMMRDDAPSLEQFGVPGPVATAVARGLARSPEQRTPSVVRLGQDLQAARRTVGAGDVPMVLPKGSDQGTEQERTLALPPVAIPPVVTSPDQAPLTVTPTTPTTPVVANPPPVTPMTPDPRGQTTPSGSPDPYPSYAYESGTPAPVKRSRVPGWGTVVVSLLLLAALAGGGVYLALDRQDNSELEQAIAPAGGPAPTGTPSSAAQTSAPDSGPTATSTPPSTPTPPDEPTSPAPTTPPATPNPPPPDPPPPAGLPVDITADHPDAPALASVLGRWGAGINEGAYADAFDLYSPALRDRVTFTRFADGNSTSTISDARLLQVTEDGPRRRVIIRFQSNQSAELGPDGQTCSRWELRWTLIPAAGQDWLVDDVDASQGFPQSC; encoded by the coding sequence ATGGCCACCCCACATCGAATCCCAGGCTTTGACGACCTGACCCCGATCGGGCGGGGTGGGTTCGGTGTTGTGTACCGGTCACCGCAACAGGGCTTCGGCCGTGACGTGGCCATCAAGGTGTTGAGCGTCGATGCCACCCAGTTGGACTCCGTCGCCCGCCGCCGGTTCGAGACGGAGACGACCACCACGGGACAGCTCTCCACCCATCCACACATCGTGACCCTGCACCAGACCGGGCTGACCGAGGGCGGACATCCGTATCTGGTGATGGCGTACATGACCGGTGGCTCCCTGGGACAACGGCTGGCGACCGAGGGACCGCTGTCGTGGGATGAGGCGACCGCCATCGCGATCAAGATCGCCGGCGCCCTGGGGACCGCACACCGGGCGGGCATCATCCACCGCGACGTGAAGCCGGACAACATCATGGTGGATGAGTTCGGCGCGCCCGTCCTGGGCGACTTCGGGATCGCCAGCGTGACGAGTGGCGACGTGTCGACGATGACGGCCACCGGCAAGATAACGGGCACGGTCGCCTACTCCCCGCCCGAACTCCTGGATGGTGGTCGTCCCGATGAGTTGACGGATGTCTTCGCGCTGGCCGCGACCACGTTCGCCCTCGTCGTCGGTCACGCACCGTTCGTCCGGCCGGACGACCAGTCCTTCACCCAGGTGGTCGCCCGGATGATGCGCGACGACGCACCGAGCCTTGAGCAGTTCGGCGTTCCCGGGCCGGTGGCGACAGCCGTGGCGCGGGGACTGGCCAGGTCGCCGGAGCAGCGAACGCCCTCCGTCGTCCGCCTCGGCCAGGACCTCCAGGCCGCACGTCGCACGGTTGGTGCCGGCGACGTGCCGATGGTGCTGCCCAAGGGTTCTGACCAGGGCACCGAGCAGGAGCGGACCCTGGCGCTCCCGCCGGTGGCCATCCCGCCGGTCGTGACGTCGCCGGACCAGGCGCCCCTCACGGTGACCCCGACGACCCCGACGACGCCGGTCGTCGCCAACCCACCGCCGGTCACGCCCATGACCCCCGACCCCCGCGGACAGACGACGCCGAGCGGGTCGCCGGACCCCTACCCGTCCTACGCCTACGAGTCCGGCACGCCGGCTCCGGTGAAGCGTTCGAGGGTTCCTGGGTGGGGCACGGTCGTGGTGTCGTTGCTGCTCCTGGCGGCGCTGGCCGGCGGCGGGGTGTACCTGGCCCTCGACCGGCAGGACAACTCAGAGCTCGAACAAGCCATCGCACCCGCTGGAGGACCCGCGCCCACGGGAACCCCGTCGTCCGCGGCACAGACGTCCGCCCCGGACAGCGGGCCAACCGCGACGTCCACACCCCCGTCGACACCGACGCCGCCCGATGAACCAACCTCGCCGGCACCGACGACGCCACCCGCGACCCCGAATCCGCCACCCCCGGACCCTCCGCCGCCCGCTGGTCTACCGGTGGACATCACGGCCGACCACCCCGACGCTCCGGCGTTGGCCTCCGTGCTCGGACGCTGGGGGGCCGGCATCAACGAGGGTGCGTACGCCGACGCCTTCGACCTGTACTCGCCGGCCCTGCGCGACCGCGTGACCTTCACCCGATTCGCCGACGGCAATTCGACCAGCACGATCAGCGACGCCCGGCTGCTCCAGGTCACCGAGGATGGCCCCCGACGCCGTGTGATCATCCGCTTCCAGTCGAACCAGAGCGCCGAGCTCGGCCCGGATGGCCAGACCTGCTCCCGCTGGGAGTTGCGCTGGACGCTGATCCCGGCAGCGGGCCAGGATTGGCTGGTCGACGACGTCGACGCGAGCCAGGGCTTCCCCCAGAGCTGCTGA
- a CDS encoding cell wall-binding repeat-containing protein: MIFPARELSVRLALCLALALLAGLIATAPAAAVEDVTTNRLEGPERTATAAEIARAAFPDGTTRAVLATSVEAPDALTASALAGATDAAMLLLQPDRVPGPTADALRDLGVVSVTIVGGPISINEDVATELAEDYDVRRIFGEDQYETAAAVATEALTESNLPVIDGQRTVILASGENFPDALAGSAAAVAGPVPVLYAETDTLTDSTRDFLDAQPVEQVVILGGPVAVAQSVQDELEDRELSVVRLGGGDRVETAAIVAEWTSENFSFQQETVLLARGDDFPDALTAGQLAGRFGRPLVLSATPRILPPVAEQYFADGCETIEVVTAIGGINAVADDILSVAEVAAEQCRIGGGTPVDGQYVATPAELQTETLVVDSIVFSQLGSTTSFDAIMLPCASVTTSSTGTTLALDDEGEVRGYGSTQTSSSLITGINGADVDNVAFTQGVEPEDGELSVEVSAFDDDCAVVMLIPAQDSETIPVDDEGAPTTDFGVSFVTFGSPPDPGRGPDQVYTMEPTEPRVVAPGTATEVVVTGRFDGEDITADLDLVFFPCESSSVLTSDVDRFDDDDRDRGADGFGESDTGNVMATAVNGQAIDPDTVVGNLQLDAEGQIRITLESDAADCATITVIDGNGNGKFDITADGVPIEEYGVTQVRFET; encoded by the coding sequence ATGATCTTCCCCGCACGTGAACTGTCCGTTCGGCTGGCGCTGTGTCTGGCGCTCGCGCTACTGGCTGGTCTCATCGCGACCGCGCCGGCGGCCGCAGTCGAGGACGTCACGACCAACCGGCTCGAAGGGCCCGAACGGACCGCGACCGCCGCCGAGATCGCGCGTGCGGCGTTCCCGGACGGCACGACCCGGGCGGTTCTGGCCACCTCCGTCGAGGCCCCCGACGCCCTCACCGCCAGCGCCCTGGCCGGTGCCACGGATGCCGCCATGCTGCTGCTGCAGCCCGACCGCGTCCCCGGCCCAACGGCCGACGCGCTGCGGGACCTCGGTGTGGTGTCGGTGACCATCGTCGGGGGACCGATCTCGATCAACGAGGACGTCGCGACCGAGTTGGCGGAGGACTACGACGTGCGCCGGATCTTCGGCGAGGACCAGTACGAGACCGCGGCCGCCGTCGCCACGGAGGCGCTGACGGAGTCGAACCTTCCGGTCATCGACGGCCAGCGCACGGTGATCCTGGCCAGTGGCGAGAACTTCCCCGACGCCCTGGCCGGCAGTGCGGCGGCTGTCGCCGGCCCTGTCCCGGTGCTGTACGCCGAGACCGACACGCTCACGGATAGCACCCGTGACTTCCTGGACGCCCAACCGGTTGAGCAGGTGGTCATCCTCGGCGGCCCGGTGGCCGTGGCGCAGTCCGTTCAGGACGAGCTGGAGGATCGGGAGTTGAGCGTCGTCCGGCTCGGCGGCGGCGATCGTGTCGAGACGGCGGCGATCGTCGCGGAGTGGACCTCGGAGAACTTCTCCTTCCAGCAGGAGACCGTGCTGTTGGCCCGGGGCGATGACTTCCCCGACGCGCTGACGGCGGGACAACTGGCCGGCCGCTTCGGACGGCCGCTGGTGCTCTCCGCCACACCACGCATCCTGCCGCCTGTGGCGGAGCAGTACTTCGCCGACGGCTGCGAGACGATCGAGGTTGTGACGGCCATCGGTGGGATCAACGCCGTCGCCGACGACATCCTCAGCGTTGCCGAGGTCGCGGCGGAGCAGTGCAGAATCGGTGGTGGCACACCGGTGGACGGACAGTACGTGGCCACCCCGGCGGAGCTGCAGACCGAGACACTCGTCGTCGACTCCATCGTCTTCAGCCAGCTGGGATCCACGACCAGCTTCGACGCGATCATGCTCCCGTGTGCATCGGTGACCACCTCCTCCACGGGCACCACGTTGGCGCTGGACGACGAGGGTGAGGTCCGGGGCTACGGCTCGACCCAGACCTCGTCGAGTCTCATCACCGGCATCAACGGTGCCGACGTCGACAACGTGGCCTTCACCCAGGGGGTCGAACCTGAGGACGGTGAGTTGTCCGTCGAGGTCTCGGCGTTCGACGACGACTGTGCCGTGGTGATGCTGATTCCCGCTCAGGACAGCGAGACCATCCCGGTCGACGACGAGGGCGCGCCGACCACGGACTTCGGCGTCTCGTTCGTGACCTTCGGCTCACCGCCGGACCCCGGCCGAGGCCCGGATCAGGTCTACACCATGGAGCCGACGGAGCCACGTGTCGTTGCGCCCGGCACGGCGACGGAGGTCGTCGTCACCGGCCGCTTCGACGGTGAGGACATCACCGCCGACCTGGACCTGGTGTTCTTTCCCTGCGAGTCGAGCAGCGTGCTGACGAGCGACGTCGACCGGTTCGACGACGACGACCGTGACCGCGGAGCCGACGGCTTCGGGGAGAGCGACACCGGCAACGTCATGGCCACCGCGGTGAACGGCCAGGCGATCGACCCCGACACCGTCGTGGGGAACCTGCAGTTGGATGCTGAGGGGCAGATCCGCATCACGCTGGAGAGCGACGCTGCCGACTGCGCGACGATCACGGTGATCGACGGCAACGGCAACGGGAAGTTCGACATCACCGCCGACGGTGTGCCCATAGAGGAGTACGGCGTCACGCAGGTGCGCTTCGAGACGTAG